The Bacillus thermozeamaize genome window below encodes:
- a CDS encoding LacI family transcriptional regulator, with protein sequence MANMKEVAALAKVGVGTVSRVINNPESVKHETRERVLKAIKELNYVPDEVARNFKKQKSNMVALLLPSIYNPFFSELGYYIEDELDRAGYKLMLCNSGGKPEKELYYLEMLRQNKVAGIIGITYNDIEESVKAGIPIISIDRHFGNKVVCVTSDNYEGGRIALRELVKAGARKPAYLGNVPKVESETINRREGFIAEAKALGIDYVVYEEPDPIADDTKYFNRFMDLYPDIDGVFAITDMLAAKYIEYAKRRGIRVPEDVKVIGYDGIQDHPYFHPILSTIRQPVEEMARTAVRLLLKKISGERIEQQTYYIPVVFRKGETT encoded by the coding sequence CGGGTGATTAATAATCCGGAATCCGTAAAACACGAGACGAGGGAAAGAGTGCTCAAAGCCATTAAGGAATTGAATTATGTGCCGGACGAAGTAGCCAGAAACTTCAAGAAGCAGAAATCCAATATGGTCGCGCTTTTGCTTCCAAGCATCTACAATCCTTTCTTCTCTGAACTGGGCTATTACATCGAAGACGAATTGGATCGCGCCGGTTACAAACTGATGCTTTGCAACAGCGGTGGAAAACCGGAGAAGGAACTGTATTACTTGGAGATGCTCCGGCAGAACAAAGTGGCGGGAATCATCGGGATCACGTACAACGACATTGAGGAAAGCGTGAAAGCGGGTATTCCGATCATCAGTATTGACCGCCATTTTGGGAATAAGGTCGTATGCGTCACTTCCGACAACTACGAAGGCGGAAGGATTGCCCTCCGGGAACTCGTCAAAGCCGGTGCCCGGAAGCCAGCTTATCTGGGCAACGTTCCGAAGGTAGAGTCTGAGACGATCAATCGGCGCGAAGGCTTCATTGCTGAAGCGAAGGCGCTGGGGATCGACTATGTCGTCTATGAAGAGCCGGACCCCATCGCGGATGATACCAAATATTTTAATCGCTTCATGGACCTATATCCGGATATTGACGGCGTATTCGCCATTACGGATATGCTGGCTGCCAAATATATTGAATATGCCAAACGCCGAGGCATCCGCGTACCGGAGGATGTCAAGGTGATCGGGTATGACGGAATCCAGGATCATCCTTACTTCCATCCGATTCTCTCTACCATCCGTCAGCCCGTTGAAGAAATGGCCCGGACGGCAGTGCGTTTGCTGCTGAAGAAAATTTCCGGAGAACGCATTGAACAACAAACCTATTACATTCCCGTAGTTTTCAGAAAAGGAGAGACCACATGA
- a CDS encoding ABC transporter permease produces MVIVWDIVRAKDQKYRFRDSVVAYLFLAPALVLIVLFVIQPIVLSLYYAFTDYYLLEPNNIHFTGLENFRSLLDDFRQKGDVYHALVNTAYFVVLVVPIQISVALGLALLVNKPFKGNTFFKVAFFSPVVMSLTVISLLWLNILRPDEQGMLNGLLSVFGIPPQKFLSDPDQAMTIIVLVSAWQGAGFQMMIFLAGLKNISPELYEAASLDGANAWKKFRYITLPGIKPTTVFIIITTFIAATKLIIQPMIMTGYKSYTVTLSYLIYMEGYFFKMVGYASALALLVTILVGSATMLQRYLLREED; encoded by the coding sequence ATGGTCATCGTCTGGGACATCGTAAGGGCCAAGGATCAGAAATATAGGTTCAGAGATTCCGTTGTAGCGTATCTTTTCCTGGCTCCGGCGCTTGTACTCATCGTGCTCTTCGTCATTCAGCCGATCGTCCTATCGTTGTACTACGCATTTACGGATTATTACCTGCTGGAGCCAAACAACATCCATTTCACGGGCCTGGAGAACTTCAGATCCCTCCTGGACGATTTCCGGCAGAAGGGCGACGTCTATCATGCGCTCGTGAACACCGCTTACTTTGTCGTGCTGGTTGTACCGATTCAGATCAGCGTCGCACTGGGGCTGGCGTTGTTGGTCAATAAGCCGTTCAAAGGCAACACCTTCTTCAAGGTGGCGTTCTTCAGCCCGGTGGTCATGTCGCTCACGGTTATCTCGTTGCTCTGGTTGAACATCCTTCGTCCAGACGAGCAAGGAATGCTCAACGGGTTGCTATCCGTATTCGGCATTCCGCCGCAAAAATTCCTCAGCGACCCGGACCAGGCGATGACCATCATCGTGCTGGTGTCGGCATGGCAAGGCGCGGGATTTCAGATGATGATTTTCCTTGCCGGCCTGAAGAACATCTCGCCAGAACTTTATGAAGCGGCCAGCTTGGACGGAGCGAACGCGTGGAAGAAATTCCGGTACATTACCTTGCCGGGAATAAAGCCGACCACGGTGTTCATCATCATCACGACGTTCATCGCTGCGACGAAGCTCATCATCCAACCAATGATCATGACCGGCTACAAGAGTTACACGGTCACGCTCAGTTACTTGATCTACATGGAAGGTTACTTCTTCAAGATGGTTGGATATGCCAGTGCCCTTGCGTTGCTGGTCACCATCTTGGTCGGTTCGGCCACGATGCTCCAGCGTTACTTGTTGAGAG